From a single Piliocolobus tephrosceles isolate RC106 chromosome 21, ASM277652v3, whole genome shotgun sequence genomic region:
- the ZNF229 gene encoding zinc finger protein 229 isoform X2 has product MEYIQDEELRLFSHKELFCKIWEEVVGELPGSQDCRVNLQGKDFQFSGDAASHQAWEGASTQFFPIENFLDGLQGYGLTSLENQQFPAWRAIRPIPIQGSWAKAFVNQSGEVQERYENLNTEDTVYKCNWDGYSFCWISGHVEHRFPEIDKRCGCNKCRKDCIKNSVLHHNNLGENGLKSNEYGNGFRDNSDLPPHPRVPLKEKGKGLRQSAFLNRHQRIPTGEKSVESLERGRGVRQNTHIHNHTRAPVGDMPYRCDVCGKGFRYESVLLTHQGVHTGRKPYKCEECGKAFGRSSNLLVHQRVHTGEKPYKCSECGKGFSYSSVLQVHQRLHTGVKPYICSECGKGFCVKSALHSHRHVHSGEKPYTCVKCGKGFSYSSCLSSHQKTHTGERPYQCDKCGKSFSHNSYCVAHQRVHMGQHLYECNVCGKSFIYSSRLLTHQRLHTGEKPYKCECGKSFSQSCYLRMHQRVHTGEKPYKCDECGKGFRRNYDLHNHQRVHTGERPYICDVCGKGFIHSTDLLTHQRVHTGEKPYRCAECGKGFSYSAGLLIHQRVHTGEKPFRCQECGKGFRCTSSLHKHQQVHTGKKPYMCDQCGKGFGYGSSLRTHQRLHTGEKPYTCYECGKGFRYGSGLFSHKRVHTGEKPYRCHVCGKAYSQRSHLKGHQRVHTGEKPYKCEECGKSFGRSSCLRVHQRVHTREKPYICGVCGKAFGYSSGLQNHQRVHLGENPYK; this is encoded by the coding sequence ATGGAGTATATTCAAGATGAAGAATTAAGGTTATTTTCACACAAAGAGCTCTTCTGCAAAATTTGGGAAGAGGTGGTGGGTGAATTACCTGGGAGTCAAGACTGTAGAGTAAATCTGCAAGGAAAAGACTTCCAGTTCTCGGGAGATGCTGCTTCCCATCAAGCGTGGGAAGGAGCATCTACgcagttttttccaattgagAATTTCCTAGACGGTCTACAAGGGTATGGGCTTACCAGTTTAGAAAATCAACAGTTTCCAGCCTGGAGAGCTATAAGGCCGATCCCCATTCAAGGATCTTGGGCAAAAGCATTTGTGAACCAGTCAGGGGAGGTTCAAGAAAGATATGAAAATCTCAACACAGAAGACACTGTATATAAATGTAATTGGGATGGTTACAGCTTTTGCTGGATATCTGGTCATGTTGAGCACAGATTCCCTGAAATAGACAAGCGATGTGGTTGCAATAAATGTAGAAAAGACTGCATTAAAAACTCTGTACTTCATCACAATAACCTTGGAGAGAATGGCTTGAAAAGTAACGAATATGGAAATGGCTTCAGGGACAATTCAGACCTTCCCCCCCATCCAAGGGTACCTTTGAAAGAGAAAGGTAAGGGCTTGAGGCAGAGTGCCTTTCTTAACAGACATCAAAGAATTCCCACAGGAGAGAAATCTGTGGAGAGTCTTGAGCGTGGTCGGGGTGTCAGACAGAACACGCACATACACAACCACACCAGAGCCCCTGTGGGAGACATGCCCTATAGATGTGATGTCTGTGGAAAGGGGTTCAGGTATGAATCGGTTCTTCTTACTCATCAAGGAGTGCACACAGGAAGGAAACCTTATAAATGTGAGGAGTGTGGGAAGGCGTTTGGTCGAAGTTCAAACCTGCTTGTCCATCAGAGGgtccacactggagagaaaccgtaTAAATGCAGCGAGTGTGGGAAGGGCTTCAGTTACAGCTCAGTGCTTCAGGTCCATCAAAGGCTGCACACAGGGGTGAAGCCCTACATCTGCAGCGAGTGTGGCAAAGGCTTCTGCGTCAAGTCTGCACTGCACAGTCACCGGCACGTTCACTCTGGAGAAAAGCCCTACACCTGTGTCAAGTGTGGAAAGGGATTCAGCTACAGCTCCTGCCTCAGCAGTCATCAGAAGACGCACACTGGTGAGCGGCCCTACCAGTGTGACAAGTGTGGCAAAAGTTTCAGTCACAACTCGTACTGTGTAGCTCACCAGAGAGTTCACATGGGGCAGCATCTGTACGAATGCAATGTGTGTGGTAAGAGTTTCATTTACAGCTCAAGGCTTCTCACGCATCAGAGACTGCACAcgggagagaaaccctacaaatgcgAATGCGGGAAGAGCTTTAGCCAGAGCTGCTACCTCCGCATGCATCAGAGGgtccacacaggagagaaaccctataaatgcgATGAGTGCGGGAAGGGCTTCCGGCGGAATTACGACCTTCACAACCACCAGAGGGTCCACACGGGAGAGAGGCCCTACATATGTGATGTATGTGGGAAGGGTTTCATCCACAGCACTGACCTCCTTACCCATCAGAGGgtccacactggagagaagccctataGATGTGCTGAGTGTGGCAAAGGCTTCAGTTACAGCGCAGGGCTTCTCATTCACCAGAGAGTCCACACTGGTGAGAAACCTTTCAGATGCCAAGAGTGTGGAAAGGGCTTTAGGTGCACGTCAAGCCTTCACAAACATCAGCAAGTCCACACGGGAAAAAAGCCCTATATGTGTGATCAGTGTGGCAAGGGATTCGGTTATGGCTCTAGTCTTCGTACTCACCAGAGGTtgcacacaggagagaaaccctacactTGCTATGAATGTGGGAAGGGTTTCAGATACGGCTCAGGTCTCTTTAGTCACAAGAGAGTTCACACTGGTGAAAAGCCGTACAGATGTCACGTGTGTGGGAAGGCCTATAGTCAGCGCTCACATCTTAAAGGTCATCAGAGGGTCCACACTGGtgagaaaccctataaatgtgaGGAGTGTGGGAAGAGCTTTGGCCGCAGCTCCTGTCTTCGTGTTCATCAGAGAGTCCACACTAGAGAGAAGCCCtatatatgtggtgtgtgtgggaaAGCCTTCGGTTACAGCTCAGGGCTGCAGAACCACCAGAGAGTACATTTAGGTGAGAACCCTTATAAGTAG
- the ZNF229 gene encoding zinc finger protein 229 isoform X1, with amino-acid sequence METLTSRREKRALHSQASALSQDREDKTMFQEPLSFKDVAVVFTEEELGLLDSSQRQLYRDVMLENFRNLLSVGDKNERDMEYIQDEELRLFSHKELFCKIWEEVVGELPGSQDCRVNLQGKDFQFSGDAASHQAWEGASTQFFPIENFLDGLQGYGLTSLENQQFPAWRAIRPIPIQGSWAKAFVNQSGEVQERYENLNTEDTVYKCNWDGYSFCWISGHVEHRFPEIDKRCGCNKCRKDCIKNSVLHHNNLGENGLKSNEYGNGFRDNSDLPPHPRVPLKEKGKGLRQSAFLNRHQRIPTGEKSVESLERGRGVRQNTHIHNHTRAPVGDMPYRCDVCGKGFRYESVLLTHQGVHTGRKPYKCEECGKAFGRSSNLLVHQRVHTGEKPYKCSECGKGFSYSSVLQVHQRLHTGVKPYICSECGKGFCVKSALHSHRHVHSGEKPYTCVKCGKGFSYSSCLSSHQKTHTGERPYQCDKCGKSFSHNSYCVAHQRVHMGQHLYECNVCGKSFIYSSRLLTHQRLHTGEKPYKCECGKSFSQSCYLRMHQRVHTGEKPYKCDECGKGFRRNYDLHNHQRVHTGERPYICDVCGKGFIHSTDLLTHQRVHTGEKPYRCAECGKGFSYSAGLLIHQRVHTGEKPFRCQECGKGFRCTSSLHKHQQVHTGKKPYMCDQCGKGFGYGSSLRTHQRLHTGEKPYTCYECGKGFRYGSGLFSHKRVHTGEKPYRCHVCGKAYSQRSHLKGHQRVHTGEKPYKCEECGKSFGRSSCLRVHQRVHTREKPYICGVCGKAFGYSSGLQNHQRVHLGENPYK; translated from the exons GAGCCATTAAGCTTCAAGGACGTGGCTGTGGTCTTCACTGAGGAGGAGCTGGGGCTGCTGGACTCTTCCCAGAGACAGCTGTACCGAGATGTGATGCTGGAGAATTTCAGGAACCTGCTCTCAGTGG GAGACAAGAATGAAAGGGATATGGAGTATATTCAAGATGAAGAATTAAGGTTATTTTCACACAAAGAGCTCTTCTGCAAAATTTGGGAAGAGGTGGTGGGTGAATTACCTGGGAGTCAAGACTGTAGAGTAAATCTGCAAGGAAAAGACTTCCAGTTCTCGGGAGATGCTGCTTCCCATCAAGCGTGGGAAGGAGCATCTACgcagttttttccaattgagAATTTCCTAGACGGTCTACAAGGGTATGGGCTTACCAGTTTAGAAAATCAACAGTTTCCAGCCTGGAGAGCTATAAGGCCGATCCCCATTCAAGGATCTTGGGCAAAAGCATTTGTGAACCAGTCAGGGGAGGTTCAAGAAAGATATGAAAATCTCAACACAGAAGACACTGTATATAAATGTAATTGGGATGGTTACAGCTTTTGCTGGATATCTGGTCATGTTGAGCACAGATTCCCTGAAATAGACAAGCGATGTGGTTGCAATAAATGTAGAAAAGACTGCATTAAAAACTCTGTACTTCATCACAATAACCTTGGAGAGAATGGCTTGAAAAGTAACGAATATGGAAATGGCTTCAGGGACAATTCAGACCTTCCCCCCCATCCAAGGGTACCTTTGAAAGAGAAAGGTAAGGGCTTGAGGCAGAGTGCCTTTCTTAACAGACATCAAAGAATTCCCACAGGAGAGAAATCTGTGGAGAGTCTTGAGCGTGGTCGGGGTGTCAGACAGAACACGCACATACACAACCACACCAGAGCCCCTGTGGGAGACATGCCCTATAGATGTGATGTCTGTGGAAAGGGGTTCAGGTATGAATCGGTTCTTCTTACTCATCAAGGAGTGCACACAGGAAGGAAACCTTATAAATGTGAGGAGTGTGGGAAGGCGTTTGGTCGAAGTTCAAACCTGCTTGTCCATCAGAGGgtccacactggagagaaaccgtaTAAATGCAGCGAGTGTGGGAAGGGCTTCAGTTACAGCTCAGTGCTTCAGGTCCATCAAAGGCTGCACACAGGGGTGAAGCCCTACATCTGCAGCGAGTGTGGCAAAGGCTTCTGCGTCAAGTCTGCACTGCACAGTCACCGGCACGTTCACTCTGGAGAAAAGCCCTACACCTGTGTCAAGTGTGGAAAGGGATTCAGCTACAGCTCCTGCCTCAGCAGTCATCAGAAGACGCACACTGGTGAGCGGCCCTACCAGTGTGACAAGTGTGGCAAAAGTTTCAGTCACAACTCGTACTGTGTAGCTCACCAGAGAGTTCACATGGGGCAGCATCTGTACGAATGCAATGTGTGTGGTAAGAGTTTCATTTACAGCTCAAGGCTTCTCACGCATCAGAGACTGCACAcgggagagaaaccctacaaatgcgAATGCGGGAAGAGCTTTAGCCAGAGCTGCTACCTCCGCATGCATCAGAGGgtccacacaggagagaaaccctataaatgcgATGAGTGCGGGAAGGGCTTCCGGCGGAATTACGACCTTCACAACCACCAGAGGGTCCACACGGGAGAGAGGCCCTACATATGTGATGTATGTGGGAAGGGTTTCATCCACAGCACTGACCTCCTTACCCATCAGAGGgtccacactggagagaagccctataGATGTGCTGAGTGTGGCAAAGGCTTCAGTTACAGCGCAGGGCTTCTCATTCACCAGAGAGTCCACACTGGTGAGAAACCTTTCAGATGCCAAGAGTGTGGAAAGGGCTTTAGGTGCACGTCAAGCCTTCACAAACATCAGCAAGTCCACACGGGAAAAAAGCCCTATATGTGTGATCAGTGTGGCAAGGGATTCGGTTATGGCTCTAGTCTTCGTACTCACCAGAGGTtgcacacaggagagaaaccctacactTGCTATGAATGTGGGAAGGGTTTCAGATACGGCTCAGGTCTCTTTAGTCACAAGAGAGTTCACACTGGTGAAAAGCCGTACAGATGTCACGTGTGTGGGAAGGCCTATAGTCAGCGCTCACATCTTAAAGGTCATCAGAGGGTCCACACTGGtgagaaaccctataaatgtgaGGAGTGTGGGAAGAGCTTTGGCCGCAGCTCCTGTCTTCGTGTTCATCAGAGAGTCCACACTAGAGAGAAGCCCtatatatgtggtgtgtgtgggaaAGCCTTCGGTTACAGCTCAGGGCTGCAGAACCACCAGAGAGTACATTTAGGTGAGAACCCTTATAAGTAG